CGATGGACAATTTAGTGAATCTTCAATTAGAGCCTGGAGTTGGGGTGATTATTGGTAAGTTAGTCGAATTTGTTTATGAAGAAAGTTTATTTACTGTTGTATCTAACGATGATAAATTACTCATTATTACGCGAACCCATGAACAAGCGCGTATGTTAGAAAGAGAAATTTTATCTATGACATAATGGAGTGATGACTGATATGATTCAAGAGTTAACAGTTCAGGATTTTGCGATTATTTCTAATTTAACAATTCCTTTTCGAGAAGGTATGACCGTCTTAACAGGTGAAACTGGCGCGGGAAAATCAATTATTATTGATGCAATGGGACTTATTGCTGGTGGTAGAGGATCAATTGATTATATACGAGATGGGGCAGAAAAGTGTCGTATTGAAGGGTCTTTTTTTGTGTCAGATAATGAAGATGTAGCAACTTTTTTAGAAAAAAATGGAATAGAGCCATCAGATGGACAATTGGTGATACAGCGTGAAATTTATCGTACTGGACGAAATAATTGTCGCATTAACGGACAACTTGTTACTACAAAAATATTACGAGAAATAGGACCATATATAGTAGATATTCATGGTCAAAATGAACATCAAGAATTAATGCATGTTTCTAATCATTTGCATTTATTAGATCAATATGGCATGAAACAATTAGGTAATGAATTAACAGTTTATCAAGAAAAATTTAAGAACTACATGTCTCTTAAAGAGCACGTCAACCATTTATTAAATAATGAAAAAGAATTTGCTCAACGAATGGATATGTTAACGTTTCAGTATAAAGAAATAGAATCCGCACAGTTGACGGATGGAGAAGAAGAAACATTAATTGAAGAACGACGTAAATTAATGAATTTCCAAAAAATTATGGATTCATTAAAGAAAACCTATCAATATTTAGATAATGAAGAATTAAATGCTGTCACATTAAGTGGTGCTGCGATGACTGAAATGGAACAAATAGAAACGATTGATGAGGAGTATTCTGAAACAACAGAACTATTAAGAACAGCTTATTATTCCTTGCAAGAAGCAACCGGGAGAGTTAGTAGTTCTTTGGAGCAGCTAGAGATGGATGATGAGCGACTGATTGTCATTGAAAATAGACTAGATGTCATTAGACAGTTGAAAAGAAAATATGGTGATAGCGTTGGTGAAATATTAGAATACTTTAAAGGTATATCAGAGGAATTGTCGGAAGAATTAGGAAATACAACGGATGTTAATAAATTAACAGAGAAATTAGAACAGGACAAAAATGAGTTAAATAAATTAGCTAAAAATATTAGTCAAATACGTCGTAGTGTTGCAAACGTATTAGAAAAAAATATCATGAAACAATTAGCGAGCCTTTACATGGAACAAGCAATCTTTAAAGTTGATTTTATAGAGACTGAATTAACAATAAATGGACTAGATAAAATTGAATTTTATTTATCTACTAATGTTGGTGAATCTCCTAAGCCATTAACAAAAATTGTTTCAGGTGGAGAATTATCTCGTATTATGTTGGCTTTAAAAACTATTTTTTCTGCCACACAATCAGTGACAAGTATTGTATTTGATGAGGTAGATACGGGCGTTAGTGGAAGAGTAGCTCAAGCAATTGCTGAAAAAATTCATCAAATAGGAAAATATTCGCAAGTTCTTTGTATTACCCATTTGCCACAAGTTGCAGCTATTGCCGATACGCAATATTTTATTAGAAAAGTAGTTAAGGATAATCGTACGCAAACAATCGTTAATGAATTAACAAAAACCGAAAGGGTCAATGAAATAGCAAGAATGTTATCTGGTGCAGATGTTACTGAGTTAACCAAAGAGCATGCTAAGGAATTATTAGCTTTAGCAAAAAAAGGCCACTAACTGATTAAATGTTAGTGGTCTTTTTTAGTTAAATAATTCCTAAGGCTGCTAAAGAGGTTAAAACTAAGCCGCCAATTGTTACAATAAGCATAATCCATATTACAACTTTAGTTATTTTATTAAATGTTGATTGTGGTTTTTTATCCATTATGTTGTATTCACTCCAATATTATAGTTATTATGCTATATTTTACAATGAGATTTATAAAAATAGCAAGAAAATCAATAAAATGTAAAAAAATGCTTAAATAAATTGAAAGACAGCAGAGTAATGCTTATAATAGAATTAATTAAATGTCTACGAAGGGATAAAAAGAATGCCAAATTTTACAGTTGCACTATTTTTTTGGTACTTATTTCCAGTTATAGTGATTATTGCAAGTAATTTACTTGTAAAAAAAACAAATATTGATAAAAAGTATGGTATAAAAACACCGGATATAGCAACACCGTTCTTTTTTATAGGGCTTCACTTTGTATCCGTAGGAACGTTAGGTAAAAGCTTTTTAGCATATGTCTTTTTAATGATTTTTTTCATAGGGATGATTGTTGCAATTATGCTTGCTTATTATTTTCATGATATCAATTATCGACGCTATTTTAAGATTTTGTGGCGGATTGCTTTTTTAGTAACATTAATGATTTATGTTGTTTTGATTATCGGTAGTATTATTTTATTTTTAAAACGTTAGTATGCATCTTCTATTAGGTAGAAGATGCTTTTTGATAATTATTTAAAATCTATGATAAATTATAATTTTTTTTATAAGAATGTGGTAGAAAGTGGGGTAATGTGGTAGACTGAAATTATTGAGTGGCGTTGTGAGGTGACCTAGTTATGTTTATGGGAGAATTCCAGCATAATATTGACTCAAAAGGACGTCTAATCGTTCCCTCTAAATTAAGAGATTCTCTTGGT
This genomic stretch from Vagococcus sp. CY52-2 harbors:
- the recN gene encoding DNA repair protein RecN; the protein is MIQELTVQDFAIISNLTIPFREGMTVLTGETGAGKSIIIDAMGLIAGGRGSIDYIRDGAEKCRIEGSFFVSDNEDVATFLEKNGIEPSDGQLVIQREIYRTGRNNCRINGQLVTTKILREIGPYIVDIHGQNEHQELMHVSNHLHLLDQYGMKQLGNELTVYQEKFKNYMSLKEHVNHLLNNEKEFAQRMDMLTFQYKEIESAQLTDGEEETLIEERRKLMNFQKIMDSLKKTYQYLDNEELNAVTLSGAAMTEMEQIETIDEEYSETTELLRTAYYSLQEATGRVSSSLEQLEMDDERLIVIENRLDVIRQLKRKYGDSVGEILEYFKGISEELSEELGNTTDVNKLTEKLEQDKNELNKLAKNISQIRRSVANVLEKNIMKQLASLYMEQAIFKVDFIETELTINGLDKIEFYLSTNVGESPKPLTKIVSGGELSRIMLALKTIFSATQSVTSIVFDEVDTGVSGRVAQAIAEKIHQIGKYSQVLCITHLPQVAAIADTQYFIRKVVKDNRTQTIVNELTKTERVNEIARMLSGADVTELTKEHAKELLALAKKGH
- a CDS encoding DUF4044 domain-containing protein codes for the protein MDKKPQSTFNKITKVVIWIMLIVTIGGLVLTSLAALGII
- a CDS encoding DUF3397 domain-containing protein; the encoded protein is MPNFTVALFFWYLFPVIVIIASNLLVKKTNIDKKYGIKTPDIATPFFFIGLHFVSVGTLGKSFLAYVFLMIFFIGMIVAIMLAYYFHDINYRRYFKILWRIAFLVTLMIYVVLIIGSIILFLKR